The following coding sequences are from one Ornithodoros turicata isolate Travis chromosome 1, ASM3712646v1, whole genome shotgun sequence window:
- the LOC135374050 gene encoding uncharacterized protein LOC135374050, protein MKIKRVHNILSFHQDNFLRTFVQRNVALRNAATTKFERLLYKTMSNSTFGKSIQNVRRMKRYAIAYDKESALRKASSVDSQHFHILSDKCILYEMKQRRIKCTHPLYVGFAILEISKVRMYSFIYESLFSRLTCPVQLIYSDTDSIIFSLTCESLEEQLMKIESELDLSSYPPDHPLFNDEHANQMGYFKDETGGGVIQEVVAIRAKMYSILLAGTHKQIARAKGVKKDVVRKHLLHEVYRDSLFNEKAVSQKQCTIQSIKQTMYTISRLKKSLVPYDDKRYLVDAVHSFPYGSCEYATENPEESPRASTSSGIE, encoded by the exons atgaaaataaaacgtgttcacaacatcctctcgttccaccaagacaactttttgcgaaccttcgtgcagagaaacgtcgcgttgaggaatgccgcgaccacgaaattcgagcgacttctgtacaaaaccatgtcgaacagcacgttcggtaagtcgatacaaaatgtgagacgcatgaaaaggtacgctatagcctacgacaaagaaagcgcgctccgaaaagctagctccgtcgacagtcagcattttcacattctgagtgataagtgcatcttatacgagatgaagcaacgccgcatcaaatgcacgcaccccctttacgtgggctttgccattcttgaaatatccaaagtccgaatgtacagcttcatctacgaatcgctcttttctcgcttgacatgtccagtgcaattgatctatagcgacacggacagcataattttttctctcacgtgtgaaagcctggaagagcagctgatgaagattgagagtgagttagatctgtcttcctatccgccggaccacccacttttcaacgacgagcacgcgaatcagatggggtacttcaaagacgagacgggaggtggagttattcaggaagtcgtagccatccgagcgaaaatgtacagcatcctcttggctgggacacacaaacagatcgcgagagcgaaaggagttaagaaagacgtggtgaggaaacatttattgcacgaagtgtaccgagattctctgttcaatgaaaaggcggtctctcagaagcagtgcaccatccagagtataaagcaaacgatgtacaccatttcgagactcaagaagagcttggtcccctacgacgacaagcgctatctcgtggatgccgtacactccttcccttatggaagctgcgaatacg caacggaaaacccggaagagagcccgagagcgtcgacgtcgtcaggcatcgagtaa